The Prevotella sp. oral taxon 299 str. F0039 genome has a segment encoding these proteins:
- a CDS encoding sugar phosphate nucleotidyltransferase produces the protein MMQAMIFAAGLGTRLKPITNDIPKALVNIGGQTLLERTIKTLQTASFNDIVINVHHFASQIKNYLVDKQNFGLNIKVSDESKHLLNTGGGLKAAATLFNKEEPILIHNVDIVSNVNLKHLYHLPSTLDAEAILLVSKRKTKRYLLFNEDMLLCGWINTETNEVKTPYPLLNINKCTQLAFSGIHVFSPTLFPLMNSFPDEFGIIDFYLKVCNKVKIKGYVQDNLQLIDVGKFETLDQAEQFISTLDYKL, from the coding sequence ATGATGCAAGCAATGATTTTTGCAGCAGGACTAGGAACCCGTTTAAAACCTATTACCAATGATATACCCAAAGCATTAGTAAACATTGGTGGGCAAACTCTGTTGGAAAGAACGATCAAGACCTTACAAACTGCAAGCTTTAACGACATCGTTATCAATGTACATCACTTTGCTTCACAAATCAAGAATTATTTAGTTGATAAACAAAATTTCGGCCTTAATATAAAGGTAAGCGACGAAAGCAAACATCTTTTAAATACTGGTGGAGGATTAAAAGCTGCTGCTACTTTGTTTAATAAAGAAGAACCTATTCTTATTCACAATGTAGATATCGTTAGCAACGTAAACCTCAAACACTTATATCATCTTCCTTCAACTCTCGATGCAGAAGCAATTCTTTTAGTAAGTAAGCGAAAAACAAAGCGATACTTACTATTTAATGAAGACATGCTCTTGTGTGGTTGGATAAATACTGAGACAAATGAGGTAAAAACTCCTTATCCATTGCTCAATATTAATAAGTGTACCCAATTGGCATTCTCTGGCATTCATGTCTTCTCTCCTACCCTATTTCCTTTAATGAACTCATTCCCTGATGAGTTTGGAATAATTGATTTCTATCTTAAAGTTTGCAACAAAGTAAAGATTAAAGGGTATGTACAAGACAATTTACAATTAATCGATGTCGGTAAGTTTGAAACATTAGATCAAGCGGAGCAATTTATTAGTACGTTAGATTACAAATTATAA
- a CDS encoding DUF3078 domain-containing protein — protein MNSITKIAILLIFSGIIPINAQSINRKAANKLYDTYNKFVTNYVDSLTQFRSKQDSTYEKTGKESKTYNTQSTFALLFIPTTYYREIIHKSFCLDNYYNMDDLLSNSINKSLMNVYLNRPSLVRFVDKDILVANILSPNNINKLKTLPAVTDKADITPQEDGPTIIDIAVRKPNFWNFYGDYYLQFLQNYVSDNWYKGGESNYSMVASAIIQAIYNNKQKIKWDNKLELKLGFQTSKGDSIHRFKTSEDLIRYTSKFGLQASQKWYYTLQLIASTQFMKGFKNNDSKIYSSFIAPLNANLSVGMDYNLLCFKERLKGTIHMAPVAYNFKYIQRPELAARYGLKPFHRTLHDLGSEFTADLTWVLSDMIKWRTRLYGYTTYKRAEIEWENTLSFQFNKFISTNIFLYPRFDDARGRDSKHGYWEFKEYASIGFAYSF, from the coding sequence ATGAATTCAATAACAAAAATTGCTATTTTACTGATTTTTAGCGGTATAATACCTATAAATGCGCAAAGTATCAATAGGAAAGCAGCAAACAAATTATACGATACATATAATAAATTCGTAACAAACTATGTAGATTCTTTGACTCAATTTAGAAGTAAACAGGATTCTACCTACGAAAAAACAGGAAAAGAAAGTAAGACTTATAACACTCAAAGTACTTTTGCTCTTCTTTTTATTCCTACTACTTATTATAGAGAAATTATCCACAAGTCATTTTGTCTTGATAACTATTATAATATGGATGATCTATTAAGCAACTCAATTAACAAATCACTTATGAATGTGTATTTGAATAGACCATCCCTTGTTCGCTTTGTAGACAAAGATATTTTGGTTGCAAATATATTATCTCCTAATAATATTAATAAATTAAAGACCTTACCAGCAGTTACTGATAAAGCAGACATAACTCCACAGGAAGATGGTCCGACAATAATTGATATCGCTGTAAGAAAACCAAATTTCTGGAATTTCTATGGAGATTATTACTTACAATTTCTACAAAATTATGTGTCTGACAACTGGTATAAAGGTGGAGAAAGCAACTATTCTATGGTTGCAAGTGCAATTATTCAAGCGATCTACAATAACAAGCAAAAGATAAAATGGGATAACAAACTAGAACTTAAACTTGGTTTTCAAACCTCTAAGGGAGATTCTATCCATCGGTTTAAAACCTCGGAAGACCTTATTCGTTACACAAGTAAATTCGGTTTACAAGCATCTCAGAAATGGTATTATACCTTACAGCTCATTGCAAGTACTCAGTTCATGAAAGGATTTAAAAATAATGACTCTAAAATTTATTCTTCCTTTATCGCCCCTTTAAATGCAAATTTATCTGTCGGTATGGATTACAACCTATTATGCTTCAAAGAAAGACTTAAAGGAACAATCCATATGGCTCCCGTTGCCTATAATTTTAAATATATTCAACGCCCAGAGTTAGCAGCAAGATATGGTTTAAAGCCTTTCCACAGAACCCTACACGATCTCGGTAGTGAATTCACTGCAGACCTTACTTGGGTTTTAAGTGATATGATCAAATGGAGAACTCGTTTATATGGCTACACAACCTATAAACGTGCTGAGATTGAATGGGAAAATACTCTATCTTTTCAATTTAACAAATTCATTTCAACTAATATTTTCTTATATCCTCGTTTTGACGATGCTCGAGGCAGAGACAGCAAACATGGCTATTGGGAATTCAAAGAATACGCTTCAATTGGATTTGCTTACTCGTTCTAA
- a CDS encoding DUF151 domain-containing protein, which translates to MSNIQLTFHGISTILEGQDVGLLLLVDEQSNQQISVICTTEKLKEFRFYLSAKKTPNTLLNVLWSVIRSYEESNFEVVINTLIDGEYKAYLYNSTTLDLYPISAVDGVLLSIIAKIPIFIDEYLMKRQSIPFNKDSKTMSLPVNTLSEEMLGEALTKAVDNENYELAAALNQEIERRKKLKNNKG; encoded by the coding sequence ATGAGTAACATTCAATTAACATTTCATGGAATCTCAACAATTCTAGAAGGACAGGACGTTGGGTTATTACTTTTGGTAGATGAACAATCTAACCAACAAATAAGTGTAATCTGTACTACTGAGAAACTGAAGGAATTTAGATTTTATCTTTCTGCAAAGAAAACTCCTAATACATTGTTAAACGTGTTGTGGAGTGTCATTCGTAGTTATGAAGAATCGAATTTTGAGGTTGTCATTAATACGTTAATTGATGGAGAGTATAAAGCATATTTATACAATTCTACGACGCTTGATTTATATCCTATATCTGCAGTTGATGGAGTTTTATTGAGTATTATTGCAAAGATTCCGATCTTTATCGACGAGTATTTGATGAAAAGGCAAAGTATTCCGTTTAATAAAGACTCAAAAACAATGTCACTTCCTGTTAATACACTATCTGAAGAGATGCTAGGCGAGGCTTTAACAAAAGCTGTAGATAATGAGAATTATGAGTTAGCAGCGGCATTAAATCAAGAAATTGAACGGAGAAAGAAACTAAAGAACAATAAAGGATAA
- the ppdK gene encoding pyruvate, phosphate dikinase, whose translation MNEKRVYTFGNGKAEGKADMKNLLGGKGANLAEMNLIGVPVPPGFTITTDVCNEYFVKGKDTVVALLKNEVENSVKHIEDLMNSKFGDVENPLLLSVRSGARASMPGMMDTILNLGLNDEVVEGLARKTGNKRFAYDSYRRFVQMYGDVVLGMKPVNKEDIDPFEKIIMDVKAQRGIKLDNDMTVEELQQLVVLFKAAIKEQTGLDFPTNPMEQLWGAVCAVFDSWMNERAILYRKMEGIPAEWGTAVNVMAMVFGNMGDSSATGVCFSRDASTGENLFNGEYLLNAQGEDVVAGIRTPLQITKEGSIRWAELQGIDESIRATEYPSLEERMPEIYKELDALQDRLEKHYHDMQDMEFTVQEGKLWFLQTRNGKRTGTAMVKIAMDLLAEGEIDEKTALNRCEPNKLDELLHPVFDKMAESSAKVLTRGLPASPGAACGQIVFFADDAARWKEEGKDVIMVRIETSPEDLVGMSASEGILTARGGMTSHAAVVARGMGKCCVSGAGAININYKARTVEIDGTVLKEGDYMSLNGSTGEVYLGKIETKPAEVTGDFAKLMELCSKYTRLVVRTNADTPHDAQVARGFGAVGIGLCRTEHMFFENEKIKAMREMILARTKEGREKALEKLLPYQKQDFYGILKAMDGYPVNIRLLDPPLHEFVPHDLEGQRIMAEEMGVSVEEIQQRVNSLSEHNPMLGHRGCRLGNTYPEITAMQTRAILGAAIQLKKEGFDPRPEIMVPLIGIVNEFDNQEAVIRETAEKLFAEEGVELSFHVGTMIEIPRAALTADYIAKKAEYFSFGTNDLTQMTYGYSRDDIASFLPTYLENKILKVDPFQVLDQEGVGQLIDMAVKKGRATKPELVCGICGEHGGEPASVKFCDKVGLNYVSCSPFRVPIARLAAAQGALEQK comes from the coding sequence ATGAACGAAAAGAGAGTTTATACTTTTGGCAATGGCAAGGCCGAAGGAAAAGCCGATATGAAAAATCTATTGGGTGGAAAAGGTGCCAATCTTGCTGAAATGAACCTAATAGGAGTGCCTGTTCCTCCTGGATTTACAATTACAACTGATGTATGTAATGAATACTTTGTAAAGGGCAAAGACACTGTTGTTGCTTTGTTGAAAAATGAAGTAGAAAACTCTGTTAAGCATATTGAGGATTTGATGAACTCTAAGTTTGGAGATGTAGAGAATCCTCTCTTATTGAGTGTACGAAGCGGAGCAAGAGCTTCTATGCCTGGTATGATGGACACAATTCTTAATCTAGGATTGAATGATGAGGTGGTAGAAGGTCTAGCAAGAAAGACAGGTAATAAACGTTTTGCTTATGATAGTTATCGTCGTTTTGTGCAAATGTATGGCGATGTTGTGTTAGGAATGAAGCCTGTAAACAAAGAAGACATCGATCCATTTGAAAAAATTATTATGGATGTCAAAGCACAACGTGGCATCAAGTTAGATAACGACATGACTGTTGAAGAACTTCAGCAACTTGTTGTTTTATTTAAAGCGGCTATTAAGGAACAAACTGGACTAGATTTCCCTACCAATCCAATGGAACAATTATGGGGAGCTGTTTGTGCAGTGTTCGATAGTTGGATGAACGAACGTGCTATTTTATATCGTAAGATGGAAGGAATTCCTGCAGAATGGGGTACTGCTGTTAACGTAATGGCAATGGTATTCGGTAATATGGGTGATTCTTCTGCAACTGGTGTATGCTTCTCTCGTGATGCATCTACTGGTGAGAATCTTTTCAACGGAGAATATTTGTTAAATGCACAAGGTGAAGACGTCGTTGCAGGTATTCGTACTCCACTACAAATTACCAAAGAAGGTTCTATTCGTTGGGCAGAACTTCAAGGTATAGACGAAAGCATTCGTGCTACAGAATACCCTTCTCTTGAAGAAAGAATGCCTGAGATTTATAAAGAACTTGATGCGCTTCAAGATCGTCTAGAAAAGCACTATCACGATATGCAAGATATGGAATTTACTGTTCAAGAAGGTAAATTATGGTTTTTGCAAACTCGTAATGGTAAGAGAACGGGTACTGCAATGGTTAAGATTGCAATGGACTTATTGGCTGAAGGTGAAATTGATGAGAAAACAGCATTAAATCGTTGCGAGCCAAATAAATTAGATGAGCTACTTCACCCTGTATTTGATAAGATGGCAGAATCAAGTGCTAAGGTTCTAACAAGAGGTCTTCCTGCTTCTCCAGGTGCTGCTTGTGGTCAAATCGTATTTTTTGCTGATGATGCTGCAAGATGGAAAGAAGAAGGTAAGGACGTTATTATGGTTCGTATAGAAACTTCTCCAGAAGATTTAGTTGGAATGTCTGCATCAGAAGGTATTTTAACTGCAAGAGGTGGTATGACCAGCCATGCTGCAGTAGTTGCTCGTGGTATGGGTAAATGCTGTGTCTCTGGAGCTGGTGCAATCAATATCAATTACAAAGCAAGAACTGTAGAAATCGATGGAACAGTATTGAAAGAAGGTGACTATATGTCATTGAATGGAAGTACAGGTGAAGTTTATTTAGGTAAGATAGAAACTAAACCAGCTGAAGTAACTGGTGACTTTGCAAAACTTATGGAATTGTGTAGCAAATATACACGATTGGTAGTACGCACTAATGCTGATACTCCTCATGATGCACAAGTAGCTCGTGGCTTCGGGGCAGTAGGTATTGGACTTTGCAGAACTGAGCATATGTTCTTCGAAAATGAGAAAATCAAAGCTATGAGAGAAATGATTTTGGCTCGTACTAAAGAAGGACGTGAAAAGGCTTTAGAGAAACTTCTACCTTACCAAAAACAAGATTTCTATGGAATTCTAAAAGCAATGGACGGATATCCAGTAAATATTCGTCTACTAGATCCACCTTTGCACGAGTTTGTTCCTCATGATCTTGAAGGTCAGAGAATTATGGCAGAAGAGATGGGAGTGAGCGTTGAAGAAATCCAACAACGTGTAAACTCATTGAGCGAACATAACCCAATGCTTGGACATCGTGGTTGTCGTTTAGGTAATACTTATCCTGAAATCACAGCAATGCAAACAAGAGCTATTCTTGGAGCTGCTATTCAACTTAAGAAAGAAGGCTTTGATCCTCGTCCAGAGATTATGGTTCCACTTATTGGTATCGTAAACGAGTTTGATAACCAAGAAGCAGTTATTAGAGAAACAGCAGAAAAGCTATTTGCAGAAGAAGGTGTAGAACTTTCTTTCCACGTTGGTACTATGATCGAAATTCCACGTGCTGCACTTACAGCTGACTATATCGCTAAGAAAGCGGAGTACTTTAGCTTTGGTACAAACGACCTTACTCAAATGACCTATGGATATAGTAGAGATGACATCGCTAGCTTCTTACCCACTTATTTAGAAAATAAAATTCTTAAGGTTGACCCATTCCAAGTACTTGATCAAGAAGGTGTTGGTCAGCTAATTGATATGGCTGTTAAGAAAGGACGTGCAACAAAACCAGAACTAGTATGTGGTATTTGTGGTGAGCATGGTGGTGAGCCTGCATCAGTTAAGTTCTGTGATAAGGTTGGTTTGAACTACGTGAGTTGTTCTCCATTCCGTGTGCCTATAGCTAGACTGGCAGCGGCACAAGGTGCTTTAGAACAAAAGTAA
- the guaA gene encoding glutamine-hydrolyzing GMP synthase, translated as MQQKIIILDFGSQTTQLIGRRVRELDTFCEILPYNKFPKNDPDVIGVILSGSPYSVHDTEAFQCDLNEFVGKYPVLGICYGAQYISHSTGGKVERTESREYGRAHLKSVDNSNPLFIGFEQNSQVWMSHGDTITKIPEDCKVIASTEDVENAAYASSEKPLWAVQFHPEVFHSLQGKTLLKNFVVDICGSKQEWSAASYVETTVEELKKQVGSDRVILGLSGGVDSTVCAMLLKKAIGNQLTCIFVDHGMLRKNEFNNVMEAYSGLGLNVIGVDASEKFFKDLEGITDPEQKRKIIGRDFVEVFNAEAKKITDAKWLAQGTIYPDRIESLSITGMTIKSHHNVGGLPKEMHLQLCEPLQWLFKDEVRRVGYELGIPASLIERHPFPGPGLAVRILGDITPERVKILQDADDIYIETMKKWVCEDGEVLYNKVWQAGTVLLTTVRSVGVMGDERTYEHPVALRAVTSTDAMTADWAHLPYEFLAKVSNEIINKVKGVNRVCYDISSKPPATIEWE; from the coding sequence ATGCAACAAAAAATTATTATTTTGGACTTTGGTTCACAGACGACACAACTTATCGGACGACGTGTTCGTGAGCTTGATACTTTCTGTGAAATACTACCTTATAATAAGTTTCCTAAGAACGACCCAGATGTAATTGGTGTTATTCTTAGTGGTTCTCCTTATTCAGTTCACGATACTGAAGCATTCCAATGCGATCTAAACGAATTCGTTGGTAAGTATCCAGTACTTGGCATTTGTTATGGTGCTCAATACATATCACACTCAACAGGAGGTAAAGTAGAGCGCACAGAATCACGTGAATATGGTCGTGCTCACCTTAAATCTGTAGACAACTCAAATCCTTTATTTATTGGTTTTGAGCAGAATTCACAAGTTTGGATGAGCCATGGCGACACTATTACAAAGATTCCTGAAGACTGTAAAGTAATTGCGTCTACTGAAGATGTTGAAAATGCAGCTTATGCAAGTAGCGAAAAACCTCTTTGGGCAGTGCAATTCCACCCTGAAGTATTCCACTCTCTACAAGGAAAAACTCTTCTTAAAAATTTTGTTGTAGACATTTGCGGAAGCAAACAAGAGTGGAGTGCGGCCTCATACGTTGAAACCACAGTAGAAGAACTAAAAAAACAAGTTGGAAGCGACCGTGTTATCCTTGGTTTGTCGGGTGGTGTTGACTCTACAGTATGTGCAATGTTGCTCAAAAAAGCTATAGGTAACCAGCTTACTTGCATTTTTGTTGACCATGGAATGCTAAGAAAGAACGAATTCAATAACGTTATGGAAGCTTACAGCGGACTTGGCTTGAACGTTATTGGAGTAGACGCTAGCGAGAAATTCTTTAAGGACTTAGAAGGCATTACCGATCCAGAACAAAAGAGAAAGATTATTGGTCGTGACTTTGTTGAGGTGTTCAACGCTGAAGCCAAGAAAATTACTGACGCTAAATGGTTGGCTCAAGGAACTATTTATCCTGACAGAATTGAAAGCTTAAGCATTACAGGTATGACCATAAAGAGCCACCACAATGTTGGAGGTTTACCAAAAGAAATGCACCTTCAACTATGCGAACCACTTCAATGGTTATTTAAAGACGAAGTAAGACGTGTTGGATATGAACTCGGAATACCTGCAAGTCTTATTGAGAGACATCCTTTCCCAGGTCCAGGTTTGGCTGTACGTATCTTAGGAGATATCACTCCTGAGCGTGTAAAAATACTTCAAGATGCAGACGATATCTACATTGAAACAATGAAGAAATGGGTTTGCGAAGATGGCGAAGTATTATATAACAAGGTTTGGCAAGCTGGAACTGTACTTTTAACGACAGTAAGAAGTGTTGGTGTCATGGGCGATGAACGTACTTACGAGCATCCTGTTGCACTACGAGCAGTTACAAGTACCGATGCGATGACAGCAGATTGGGCACATCTTCCTTATGAGTTCTTGGCAAAAGTGTCAAACGAAATCATTAATAAAGTAAAGGGTGTAAATCGTGTTTGCTACGATATCTCATCAAAACCACCAGCAACGATTGAATGGGAGTAA
- a CDS encoding 16S rRNA (uracil(1498)-N(3))-methyltransferase: MKEVRYFYAPSALATNELPSEEAIHASKVLRLQSGDEMVLIDGKGSFHQAEIVNITKSRCEYQITHSQEFPKTWNNNIHLAIAPTKNIDRIEWLTEKITEIGFDELSFLNCRFSERRVVKNERLERIIVSAAKQSRKSWMPQLNEMVSFKEFVSIPHKGLKFIAHCYNQFPKIDLCSTLNKEEIKEDVLILVGPEGDFSVDEVEMALKNGFQSISLGENRLRTETAGLVAVTIAQFALRKNK; this comes from the coding sequence ATGAAAGAAGTTCGATATTTTTATGCTCCTTCTGCTTTAGCAACAAACGAATTGCCAAGTGAAGAAGCTATCCATGCATCAAAAGTATTACGCTTGCAATCTGGAGATGAAATGGTGTTAATAGATGGGAAAGGTTCTTTTCATCAAGCAGAGATTGTAAATATAACAAAGAGTAGATGTGAATATCAAATTACTCATTCTCAAGAATTTCCTAAAACTTGGAATAATAATATTCATTTAGCAATTGCTCCTACAAAAAATATTGATAGGATAGAGTGGCTAACAGAAAAGATTACAGAAATAGGTTTCGATGAATTGTCTTTTCTAAATTGTAGATTTTCAGAGCGTAGGGTTGTAAAGAACGAACGACTAGAGCGTATTATCGTATCTGCAGCCAAGCAAAGTCGAAAGTCGTGGATGCCACAATTAAACGAAATGGTTTCGTTTAAAGAGTTCGTTTCGATACCGCATAAGGGATTAAAGTTTATTGCTCATTGTTATAACCAATTCCCAAAGATCGACTTATGTTCAACTCTTAATAAAGAAGAGATAAAAGAAGATGTTTTAATTCTTGTTGGTCCTGAAGGAGATTTCTCAGTAGATGAAGTTGAAATGGCTTTGAAAAATGGCTTTCAATCGATTTCTTTAGGGGAAAATAGATTAAGAACAGAAACGGCAGGACTTGTTGCTGTAACAATTGCACAATTTGCTTTAAGGAAAAATAAATAA
- a CDS encoding MFS transporter has translation MMLKVRLALMNFLQFAIWGAYLISMGTYLSTIELGSKIGVFYSMQGIVSIFMPAIMGIVADRWVPAQKLMGFCHLIAATFMLATGYCGMVLSNSGGIEVASSLMEAKLLFPFYSLSVAFYMPTLALSNSVAYTALSNANMDTVKSFPPIRVFGTIGFIFTMWVVDLFGFQANHNQFFVSAFCGLLLFVYSFSLPKCNISKATHNQTFVEALGFKSFALFKDKRMAIFFIFSMLLGVSLQITNSFANPFITSFKNIAEYSDSFGVNHANILISLSQISETCCILLIPFFMKRYGIKTIMTMAMIAWVLRFNLLGLGNPGDRVWIFAASMIIYGLAFDLFNISGSLFVDNSVDYEMRSSAQGLFMLMTNGIGATVGTLAAQAVVNSHTIDGVTDWVSCWMIFACYAAVVAIGFVLMFRSRTEKL, from the coding sequence ATGATGTTAAAAGTACGCTTAGCTCTAATGAACTTCTTGCAGTTTGCAATATGGGGAGCTTATCTAATATCTATGGGAACCTATTTATCGACAATTGAATTAGGTTCAAAGATTGGTGTTTTTTATTCAATGCAGGGAATTGTTTCGATCTTTATGCCTGCCATTATGGGAATAGTGGCAGATAGATGGGTGCCTGCTCAGAAACTAATGGGCTTCTGTCATCTTATAGCTGCAACATTTATGCTTGCTACAGGTTATTGTGGTATGGTGTTATCTAATAGCGGTGGGATAGAAGTTGCGTCGTCTTTGATGGAAGCAAAACTACTATTCCCTTTCTATTCTCTAAGCGTTGCATTTTATATGCCAACCCTTGCATTAAGTAATTCTGTTGCTTATACTGCATTATCAAATGCAAATATGGATACAGTAAAGAGCTTTCCACCAATTAGAGTCTTTGGAACTATCGGCTTTATCTTTACAATGTGGGTGGTAGATTTGTTTGGTTTTCAAGCAAATCACAATCAGTTCTTTGTTTCAGCATTCTGTGGATTATTGCTATTTGTTTATTCTTTTAGTTTACCTAAGTGTAATATTTCAAAGGCAACACATAATCAAACTTTTGTAGAAGCTCTTGGTTTTAAATCTTTTGCATTGTTTAAAGATAAAAGAATGGCTATTTTCTTCATCTTTTCAATGTTGCTTGGCGTGAGTCTTCAGATAACCAATAGCTTTGCCAATCCATTTATTACAAGTTTTAAAAATATAGCAGAATATTCAGACTCTTTTGGAGTTAATCATGCAAACATTCTTATTTCATTGTCTCAAATTAGTGAAACTTGTTGTATCTTACTTATTCCTTTCTTTATGAAGCGATATGGAATTAAAACCATTATGACTATGGCAATGATTGCATGGGTATTAAGATTTAATTTATTAGGATTAGGAAATCCTGGTGATAGAGTATGGATATTTGCTGCTTCTATGATTATTTATGGTTTGGCATTCGACCTATTTAATATCTCAGGTTCTTTATTTGTTGACAATTCTGTAGACTATGAGATGCGTTCAAGTGCGCAAGGACTATTTATGCTTATGACAAATGGAATTGGCGCAACCGTTGGAACACTTGCAGCACAAGCAGTTGTGAATAGTCATACCATAGATGGTGTTACTGATTGGGTGTCTTGCTGGATGATTTTTGCATGTTATGCCGCAGTCGTTGCCATTGGCTTTGTGTTGATGTTTCGTTCAAGAACAGAGAAACTATAA
- a CDS encoding CTP synthase, whose translation MAETKYIFVTGGVVSSLGKGIISSSIGKLLQARGYNITIQKFDPYINIDPGTLNPYEHGECYVTEDGMETDLDLGHYERFTGIKTTKENSLTTGRIYKSVIDKERRGDYLGKTIQVVPHITDEIKRNVKVIGKKYNYDFVITEIGGTVGDIESTPFLEAIRQLKWELGKDAVCVHLTYVPYLKAAQELKTKPTQHSVKELQSIGIQPDILILRTEQHLNDGVLKKVAGFCNVDFDCVIQSEDLPSIYEVPVEMQAQGLDIAVLKKMQLPIGETPSLGPWRKFLERRNKSVEEVHIGLVGKYDLQDAYKSIRESLLQAGVYNDRKVIISFINSEELTNENVGERLKGQDGIMICPGFGQRGIEGKIIAAHYARVNDIPTFGICLGMQMMVIEFARNVLGYSDANSREIDEKTEHNVIDIMEEQKNITSMGGTMRLGAYECVLAQGSRVLDIYKKENIQERHRHRYEFNNEYLKEYERHGMICSGRNPESDLVEIVEIPGLKWYIGTQFHPEYRSTVLNPHPLFVDFIKASIENNKK comes from the coding sequence GTGGCTGAAACTAAGTACATTTTTGTAACTGGTGGTGTCGTATCATCATTGGGAAAAGGAATAATCTCTTCGTCAATAGGTAAACTTTTGCAAGCTAGAGGTTATAATATTACAATCCAAAAATTTGATCCATATATTAATATTGATCCAGGAACTCTTAATCCTTATGAGCATGGAGAATGTTATGTGACAGAGGATGGAATGGAAACCGATTTGGATTTAGGTCACTATGAGCGCTTTACTGGTATTAAAACAACCAAAGAGAACTCACTAACAACGGGACGAATATATAAGTCGGTGATTGACAAAGAACGTCGTGGAGATTATTTGGGTAAGACTATCCAAGTGGTACCACATATTACCGATGAAATAAAACGCAATGTTAAGGTTATTGGAAAGAAGTATAATTACGACTTTGTCATTACTGAAATAGGTGGAACTGTAGGTGATATTGAGTCAACTCCTTTCCTTGAAGCCATTCGACAATTGAAGTGGGAACTAGGAAAAGATGCCGTTTGCGTTCATCTTACCTATGTACCTTATCTTAAAGCTGCTCAAGAGTTGAAAACAAAACCAACTCAACACAGTGTAAAGGAACTTCAAAGCATTGGAATACAGCCAGATATTTTGATTCTAAGAACAGAGCAACACCTTAATGATGGAGTTCTTAAAAAGGTGGCAGGATTCTGTAATGTTGATTTTGATTGTGTGATTCAAAGTGAAGACTTACCAAGTATTTATGAGGTTCCTGTTGAAATGCAAGCGCAAGGCCTTGATATTGCCGTATTAAAGAAGATGCAACTTCCAATTGGAGAGACACCTTCTTTAGGTCCATGGCGTAAGTTCTTGGAACGTAGAAACAAATCGGTTGAAGAAGTACATATTGGTCTTGTTGGTAAATATGACTTGCAAGATGCTTATAAGAGTATTCGTGAAAGTCTTTTACAAGCAGGAGTTTATAATGATAGAAAGGTAATTATATCTTTCATAAATTCAGAAGAGCTAACCAATGAGAATGTTGGTGAACGCTTAAAGGGACAAGATGGTATTATGATTTGTCCAGGTTTCGGTCAAAGAGGTATTGAAGGAAAGATTATAGCTGCACATTATGCTCGTGTAAATGATATTCCTACATTTGGTATTTGCTTAGGTATGCAAATGATGGTAATAGAGTTTGCTCGTAATGTTTTAGGGTATTCAGATGCGAATAGTCGTGAGATAGACGAAAAGACAGAGCACAATGTAATTGATATAATGGAAGAACAAAAGAACATTACCAGTATGGGAGGTACCATGAGACTTGGTGCTTACGAGTGTGTTCTTGCTCAAGGTTCACGTGTCTTAGATATTTATAAAAAAGAAAATATTCAAGAACGCCATCGTCATCGCTACGAGTTTAATAATGAATACCTAAAAGAATACGAACGTCATGGTATGATTTGTAGCGGTAGAAACCCTGAAAGTGACTTGGTTGAAATCGTTGAAATACCTGGCTTAAAGTGGTATATTGGAACACAATTCCACCCAGAATATCGAAGTACAGTATTAAATCCTCATCCTTTATTCGTAGACTTTATAAAGGCATCAATTGAGAATAACAAGAAATAA